Proteins co-encoded in one Astyanax mexicanus isolate ESR-SI-001 chromosome 1, AstMex3_surface, whole genome shotgun sequence genomic window:
- the si:ch1073-224n8.1 gene encoding zinc finger protein 628, which translates to MKRSSAGENAGGAAGGSGSHRKQSIINSSTKCCGKAERIDHFHGTLSITSLRSRLGPTIRSTLSAAVDTLLGEIVAVMSETHGELRCKEQENEKLKVRLEVSERELKTLQDCLCSAQKLIDQLQGPFTSPPLPPHHHHHHHHGYPSPQTNPVGPGRLGHRGAGDATPAADPRCFAAAPGPPGPAPGEPELSGALGDAIHGFDSRDDFKSCHLSIQADGTVTNSYYDPMAVHSAGMCHDVNRTGEMSDRRLSHPASHPPYPVKEEQIPSTSGPVCVRGNDSERSAQSVCDLGYIHVVEEEGGGSRPHSHPPKPTPTPPSSGSHNGPSSQSPPPQGPSGLGTSQRDASGAGGRSPGASPEVRRRRSASELMGEAPGDRPHLCMECGKTFRLVSSLKKHLRIHTGEKPYPCAVCGRRFRESGALKTHLRIHTGEKPYSCSECGTRFRHLDGLRKHRRTHTGEKPYVCAVCGKRLSRLQHLKQHQRIHTGEPPTRCPLCRRAFQDAAALRKHLRHHQGEPGLEEVRDRLGLEADEEEDGDPNLQGPIEDEEMRFGMWGEEEREEGEAPVDCV; encoded by the exons ATGAAGCGGTCCAGCGCTGGAGAGAACGCCGGGGGAGCGGCCGGCGGCTCCGGCTCCCACCGCAAGCAGAGCATCATCAACTCCTCCACTAAATGCTGCGGGAAAGCCGAGCGGATCGATCACTTTCACGGCACGCTGTCCATCACCTCCCTGCGCTCCCGCCTCGGGCCCACCATCCGCTCCACGCTGTCCGCGGCCGTGGACACGCTGCTGGGTGAGATCGTGGCCGTGATGTCGGAGACGCACGGCGAGCTGCGCTGTAAGGAGCAGGAGAACGAGAAGCTGAAGGTCCGGCTGGAGGTTTCTGAGCGGGAGCTGAAGACCCTGCAGGACTGCCTGTGCAGCGCGCAGAAGCTCATCGATCAGCTGCAGGGCCCCTTCACCAGCCCGCCGCTGCCtccccaccatcaccaccaccaccaccacggcTACCCGTCCCCGCAGACCAATCCCGTGGGCCCCGGCCGCCTGGGCCACCGCGGTGCGGGAGACGCCACCCCCGCCGCCGACCCGCGCTGCTTCGCCGCCGCCCCCGGGCCCCCCGGCCCCGCTCCCGGGGAGCCGGAGCTCAGCGGGGCTCTGGGAGACGCCATCCACGGCTTCGACTCCAGGGACGACTTTAAGAGCTGCCACCTCTCCATCCAAGCGGACGGCACGGTCACCAACAGCTACTACGACCCCATGGCCGTCCACTCCGCCGGCATGTGTCACGATGTCAACAGGACCG GTGAGATGAGCGATAGGCGACTTTCCCACCCTGCCTCCCACCCACCTTACCCAGTTAAAGAAGAACAGATTCCCAGTACGTCAGGACCGGTGTGTGTGAGGGGCAATGACAGCGAACGCTCAGCTCAGAGCGTGTGCGACCTTGGCTACATCCACGTAGTTGAGGAAGAAGGAGGTGGCTCCCGTCCCCACAGCCATCCACCCAAACCTACGCCCACTCCCCCGTCCTCTGGCTCTCACAACGGCCCTTCTTCTCAGAGCCCACCTCCACAGGGGCCGTCCGGACTTGGAACATCCCAGAGGGACGCATCTGGGGCAGGAGGACGGAGCCCAGGCGCGTCTCCTGAAGTCCGCAGGCGCCGCTCAGCCTCGGAGTTGATGGGTGAGGCACCGGGGGATCGCCCCCACCTGTGTATGGAATGCGGCAAAACCTTCCGACTAGTGTCCAGCCTAAAGAAGCACTTGCGTATCCACACGGGCGAAAAGCCGTACCCCTGCGCAGTGTGCGGCCGTCGCTTCCGTGAGTCTGGAGCCCTCAAGACACATCTGCGCATTCATACCGGGGAGAAGCCCTACTCCTGCTCTGAGTGCGGCACTCGCTTCCGTCACCTGGATGGCCTGCGCAAGCACCGCCGCACACATACCGGCGAAAAGCCCTACGTCTGCGCCGTGTGCGGCAAGCGTCTCAGCCGCCTCCAGCACCTCAAACAGCATCAGCGCATCCACACGGGCGAACCCCCCACACGCTGCCCGCTTTGCCGCCGTGCGTTCCAGGATGCCGCTGCGCTCAGGAAGCATCTGCGACACCACCAGGGCGAGCCAGGTCTGGAGGAGGTCCGGGATAGGCTGGGACTTGAAGCGGACGAAGAGGAGGATGGTGACCCCAACCTCCAAGGCCCTATAGAGGATGAGGAGATGAGGTTCGGGATGTGGGGTGAGGAGGAGAGGGAAGAAGGAGAAGCGCCAGTGGATTGTGTGTAG